Proteins from a genomic interval of Pseudomonas anuradhapurensis:
- the fur gene encoding ferric iron uptake transcriptional regulator produces MVENSELRKAGLKVTLPRVKILQMLDSTEQRHMSAEDVYKALMEAGEDVGLATVYRVLTQFEAAGLVVRHNFDGGHAVFELADGGHHDHMVNVDTSEVIEFMDAEIEKRQREIVAEHGYELVDHNLVLYVRKKK; encoded by the coding sequence ATGGTTGAAAATAGCGAATTGCGCAAAGCCGGTCTCAAGGTGACCCTGCCTCGAGTCAAGATCCTACAGATGCTCGACTCGACCGAGCAGCGTCACATGAGCGCCGAGGATGTCTACAAGGCGCTGATGGAGGCTGGCGAAGACGTGGGCCTGGCCACCGTCTATCGCGTACTGACCCAGTTCGAAGCGGCGGGTCTGGTGGTTCGCCACAACTTCGACGGCGGTCACGCAGTATTTGAACTGGCTGACGGTGGCCACCACGACCATATGGTCAACGTGGATACCAGCGAAGTCATCGAGTTCATGGATGCCGAGATCGAGAAGCGTCAGCGCGAAATCGTGGCCGAGCATGGCTATGAGCTGGTGGACCACAACCTGGTCCTTTACGTGCGTAAGAAGAAGTAA
- the smpB gene encoding SsrA-binding protein SmpB, with translation MAKQKKHPTGTIAQNKKARHDYFIEHKFEAGLVLSGWEVKSLRAGKAHLTDSYVLLKDGEAWLFGSHITPLTTASTHVIADPIRTRKLLLNKRELERLEAAVAQKGYTCVALALYWSKHLIKCEIALGKGKKEFDKRDTMRERDSNRELQRAVRNKGKGD, from the coding sequence ATGGCTAAGCAAAAAAAACATCCGACCGGGACCATCGCGCAAAACAAGAAGGCGCGACACGATTACTTCATCGAACACAAGTTCGAGGCCGGGCTGGTCCTGTCCGGCTGGGAAGTAAAAAGCCTGCGAGCCGGCAAGGCCCACCTGACTGACAGCTACGTACTGCTGAAGGATGGTGAAGCCTGGCTGTTCGGCAGCCACATCACCCCGCTGACCACGGCCAGCACCCACGTCATCGCCGACCCCATCCGTACGCGCAAGCTGCTGCTGAACAAGCGTGAGCTCGAACGCCTGGAAGCGGCCGTGGCGCAAAAAGGCTACACCTGCGTGGCCTTGGCGCTGTACTGGAGCAAGCACCTGATCAAGTGCGAAATCGCACTGGGCAAGGGCAAGAAGGAATTCGACAAGCGCGACACCATGCGCGAGCGCGATTCCAACCGCGAGCTGCAGCGGGCCGTGCGCAACAAGGGCAAGGGAGACTGA
- a CDS encoding DUF3077 domain-containing protein gives MATEDDKCTVGKTIFYQGENQTHPLFRIEPGIPCQNAREQASELMGYARDLTIEGLMEDKPKLIWAAHYLCALGKALLDDAELGMMR, from the coding sequence ATGGCTACCGAAGACGACAAATGCACTGTCGGTAAAACCATCTTCTACCAAGGTGAAAACCAGACCCACCCACTGTTCCGCATCGAGCCCGGCATCCCTTGCCAGAACGCCCGCGAGCAAGCCTCGGAACTGATGGGCTATGCGCGGGACCTGACAATCGAGGGTTTGATGGAAGACAAACCGAAGCTGATCTGGGCCGCACATTACCTGTGCGCCTTGGGCAAGGCGCTGCTGGATGATGCCGAACTGGGCATGATGCGCTGA
- a CDS encoding FCD domain-containing protein, giving the protein MVFDQVRQRRLSDDIVDRLEGMILEGTLTSGQRLPAERVLAEQFGVSRPSLREAIQKLVAKGLLVSRQGGGNFVAESLGSTFSDPLLQLLEHSAEAQRDLLEFRHTLEASCAYYAAQRATEPDRARLKAAFDALQDCYARADEVTRVEEGAADARFHLAIAEASHNAVLLHTIRGLFDLLKRNVVTNIGGMYQQRAETRDMLISQHRELYLAIVEGRADDAREVSSRHILYVQEVLEEAQEEAQRVARAERRSGR; this is encoded by the coding sequence ATGGTTTTTGATCAGGTCCGCCAACGGCGCCTGTCCGATGACATCGTCGATCGGTTGGAAGGGATGATTCTGGAAGGCACGCTGACCTCCGGGCAGCGGCTGCCGGCCGAGCGCGTCCTGGCCGAACAGTTCGGCGTGTCCCGCCCGTCACTGCGTGAGGCGATCCAGAAGCTGGTGGCCAAGGGACTATTGGTCAGCCGTCAGGGCGGGGGCAATTTCGTTGCCGAGTCGCTGGGCTCGACCTTCAGCGACCCATTGTTGCAGTTGCTCGAACACAGCGCCGAGGCGCAACGTGACCTGCTTGAGTTTCGCCATACCCTGGAAGCTTCCTGCGCCTATTACGCCGCCCAGCGTGCCACCGAGCCAGACCGGGCGCGGCTGAAGGCGGCCTTCGATGCATTGCAGGACTGTTATGCCCGGGCCGATGAGGTGACCCGCGTGGAAGAGGGCGCAGCCGATGCGCGCTTTCACCTGGCGATTGCCGAGGCCAGCCATAACGCCGTGCTGCTGCATACCATCCGGGGTTTGTTCGACCTGCTCAAGCGTAACGTGGTGACCAACATCGGTGGCATGTACCAGCAGCGTGCCGAGACCCGCGACATGCTGATCAGCCAGCATCGGGAGCTGTACCTGGCCATTGTCGAGGGCAGGGCGGACGACGCGCGGGAGGTGTCCAGCCGGCACATTCTGTATGTGCAGGAGGTGCTGGAAGAAGCGCAGGAGGAAGCGCAACGGGTTGCGCGGGCGGAGCGGCGGAGCGGGCGCTGA
- a CDS encoding lactate permease LctP family transporter, translated as MQTWQQFYSPLGSLGLSALAAVIPIVFFFLALAVFRLKGHVAGSITLALSILVAIFAFQMPVDMAFAAAGYGFLYGLWPIAWIIVAAVFLYKLTVKSGQFEVIRSSVLSITDDQRLQVLLIGFCFGAFLEGAAGFGAPVAITAALLVGLGFNPLYAAGLCLIANTAPVAFGALGIPIIVAGQVTGIDAFHIGAMTGRQLPLLSLFVPFWLVFMMDGLRGVKETWPAALVAGLSFAVTQYFTSNFIGPELPDITSALASLIALTLFLKVWQPKRSFAEAKGSVGAAVVQPSGSQPSPYSLGQIFKAWSPFLILTVLVTIWTLKPFKAAFAAGGSMYNFVFNFAIPHLDQLVIKAAPIVAAPTAMPAVFKLDPISATGTAIFLSALISMAVLKINFQTGLTTFKETFWELRWPILSIGMVLAFAFVTNYSGMSSTMALVLAGTGAAFPFFSPFLGWLGVFLTGSDTSSNALFSSLQATTAHQIGVNDTLLVAANTSGGVTGKMISPQSIAVACAATGLVGKESDLFRFTVKHSLFFATIVGLITLIQAYWLTGMLVHH; from the coding sequence ATGCAAACCTGGCAACAATTCTATAGCCCGCTTGGTAGTCTCGGCCTGTCCGCACTGGCGGCGGTCATCCCCATCGTGTTCTTCTTCCTTGCCCTGGCCGTGTTCCGCCTCAAAGGCCACGTGGCCGGCAGCATCACCCTGGCGTTGTCGATCCTGGTGGCAATCTTTGCCTTCCAGATGCCTGTCGACATGGCGTTCGCCGCCGCAGGGTACGGCTTCCTCTATGGCCTCTGGCCAATCGCCTGGATCATCGTTGCCGCGGTGTTCCTGTACAAACTCACGGTCAAGAGCGGCCAGTTCGAAGTGATCCGCAGCTCGGTGCTGTCGATTACCGACGACCAGCGCCTGCAAGTGCTGCTGATCGGCTTCTGCTTCGGTGCCTTCCTGGAAGGTGCGGCGGGCTTTGGCGCACCGGTGGCAATCACTGCCGCGCTGCTGGTGGGCCTGGGCTTCAACCCGCTGTATGCCGCCGGCCTGTGCCTGATCGCCAACACCGCGCCAGTGGCCTTCGGCGCGCTGGGCATCCCGATCATCGTGGCCGGCCAGGTCACTGGCATCGACGCCTTCCACATCGGCGCCATGACCGGTCGCCAGTTGCCGCTGCTGTCGCTGTTCGTGCCGTTCTGGCTGGTATTCATGATGGACGGCCTGCGCGGCGTGAAGGAAACCTGGCCTGCCGCCCTGGTTGCCGGCCTGAGCTTCGCCGTTACCCAGTACTTCACCTCGAACTTCATCGGCCCGGAGCTGCCGGACATCACCTCGGCCCTGGCCAGCCTGATCGCCCTGACCCTGTTCCTGAAAGTCTGGCAGCCCAAGCGCTCGTTCGCCGAAGCCAAAGGCAGCGTGGGCGCCGCCGTGGTGCAGCCAAGTGGCAGCCAGCCAAGCCCCTACAGCCTTGGCCAGATCTTCAAGGCCTGGTCGCCGTTCCTGATCCTCACCGTACTGGTCACCATCTGGACCCTGAAGCCGTTCAAGGCGGCCTTCGCGGCAGGCGGCTCGATGTACAACTTCGTGTTCAACTTCGCCATCCCGCACCTCGACCAGCTGGTGATCAAGGCCGCACCGATCGTGGCTGCGCCAACCGCCATGCCTGCGGTGTTCAAGCTTGACCCGATCTCTGCCACCGGCACCGCGATCTTCCTCTCGGCGCTGATTTCCATGGCGGTGCTGAAGATCAACTTCCAAACTGGTCTGACCACTTTCAAGGAAACCTTCTGGGAACTGCGCTGGCCGATCCTGTCGATCGGCATGGTGCTGGCGTTCGCCTTCGTCACCAACTACTCGGGCATGTCCTCGACCATGGCCCTGGTGCTGGCCGGTACCGGCGCGGCGTTCCCGTTCTTCTCGCCGTTCCTCGGCTGGCTGGGGGTGTTCCTGACCGGCTCGGACACCTCGTCCAACGCCTTGTTCAGCTCGCTGCAGGCCACCACCGCGCACCAGATCGGGGTCAACGACACCTTGCTGGTTGCAGCCAACACCAGCGGCGGGGTAACCGGCAAGATGATCTCGCCGCAATCGATCGCCGTGGCCTGCGCCGCCACCGGCCTGGTCGGCAAGGAATCCGACCTGTTCCGCTTCACCGTCAAGCACAGCCTGTTCTTCGCCACCATCGTCGGCCTGATCACCCTGATCCAGGCCTACTGGCTGACCGGCATGCTGGTCCATCACTAA
- a CDS encoding FAD-binding and (Fe-S)-binding domain-containing protein: MSLPAAFLRDAERLIPAERRFDDPTATLAFGTDASFYRLIPKLVVRVETEDEVVGLIKLAQRERVPVTFRAAGTSLSGQAISDSVLIVLGDNWNGREIRGQGEQIRLQPGVIGAQANAWLAPFGRKIGPDPASINACKIGGIVANNASGMCCGTAQNSYHTLAGLRLVLADGTRLDSEDPASVAAFEASHAELLEALARLGRETRANTALAERIRHKYRLKNTTGLSLNALVDYDQPLDILQHLLVGSEGTLGFISAVTYNTVPDHPHKASALLVFPSVESCCRAVTVLKQQPVSAVELLDRRSLRSVQNMPGMPLWVKGLSGNACALLIESRAASQSLLHEQLQQVMAAIADFPLEQQVDFSEDPAVYNQLWKIRKDTFPAVGAVRQTGTTVIIEDVTFPVEQLAEGVNRLIQLFDKHRYDEAIIFGHALEGNLHFVFTQGFNSAEEVARYQAFMDDVAQLVAVEFGGSLKAEHGTGRNMAPFVELEWGSDAYQLMWKLKRLLDPNGILNPDVVLSEDPDIHLKNLKPLPAADEIVDKCIECGFCEPVCPSKGLTLSPRQRIVMWRDIQAKQRAGIDTRELRQAYQYQGIDTCAATGLCAQRCPVGINTGELVKKLRSQAADHTKTADWLADNFHTALGGARLTLSAANTARKLLGAPRLGRLSATLSKASKGRLPQWTPAMPQPLRPLPVGPASHDARPRVVYLAACVSRVMGPAYADREQSSLLDKTRALLEKAGYQVVFPDNADSLCCGQPFASKGYPEQAEHKRQELINALLHASRGGLDPIYCDTSPCTLRLVQDLGESRLDLYDPVRFIRTHLLDRLEFTPQDEPVAVHVTCSTQHLGESQALIDLARRCSKQVVIPEGIHCCGFAGDKGFTTPELNAHSLRSLKDAVQYCSEGISTSRTCEIGLSSHSGIDYHGLVYLVDRVTRPRSI, translated from the coding sequence ATGAGCCTGCCTGCCGCGTTCCTGCGTGATGCCGAGCGCCTGATCCCCGCCGAACGCCGTTTCGACGACCCCACCGCCACTCTGGCCTTCGGCACTGACGCCAGCTTCTACCGGCTGATCCCCAAGCTGGTGGTACGCGTCGAGACCGAGGACGAAGTGGTCGGCCTGATCAAACTGGCCCAGCGCGAGCGGGTACCGGTCACCTTCCGCGCCGCCGGCACCAGCCTGTCCGGCCAAGCCATCAGCGACTCGGTGCTGATCGTGCTCGGTGACAACTGGAACGGCCGCGAAATCCGCGGCCAGGGCGAGCAGATCCGCCTGCAGCCAGGGGTCATCGGCGCCCAGGCCAACGCCTGGCTGGCCCCGTTCGGGCGCAAGATCGGCCCCGACCCGGCCTCGATCAACGCCTGCAAGATCGGCGGCATCGTCGCCAACAATGCCAGTGGCATGTGCTGCGGCACCGCGCAGAACAGCTACCACACCCTGGCCGGCCTGCGCCTGGTGCTGGCAGACGGCACGCGCCTGGACAGCGAAGACCCGGCCAGTGTCGCCGCCTTCGAAGCCAGCCACGCCGAGCTGCTGGAAGCGCTGGCCCGCCTGGGCCGCGAAACCCGTGCCAACACCGCATTGGCCGAGCGCATCCGGCACAAGTACCGGCTGAAAAACACCACCGGCCTGTCGCTGAATGCGCTGGTCGACTACGACCAGCCGCTGGACATCCTGCAGCACCTGCTGGTCGGCTCCGAAGGCACCCTCGGTTTCATCAGTGCAGTCACCTACAACACCGTGCCCGACCACCCGCACAAGGCCAGCGCCCTGCTGGTGTTCCCCAGCGTCGAAAGCTGCTGCCGCGCGGTGACCGTGCTCAAGCAGCAACCGGTTTCGGCGGTAGAGCTGCTCGACCGCCGCAGCCTGCGCTCGGTGCAGAACATGCCCGGCATGCCGCTGTGGGTAAAAGGCCTGTCGGGCAACGCCTGCGCCCTGCTGATCGAATCCCGCGCCGCCAGCCAGAGCCTGCTGCACGAACAGCTGCAACAGGTAATGGCCGCGATCGCCGATTTCCCGCTGGAACAGCAGGTCGACTTCAGCGAAGACCCGGCCGTGTACAACCAGTTGTGGAAAATCCGCAAGGACACCTTCCCCGCTGTCGGCGCCGTGCGCCAGACCGGCACCACGGTGATCATCGAAGACGTCACCTTCCCGGTCGAGCAACTGGCCGAAGGCGTCAACCGCCTGATCCAGCTGTTCGACAAGCACCGCTATGACGAAGCGATCATTTTCGGCCACGCGCTGGAAGGCAACCTGCACTTCGTTTTCACCCAAGGCTTCAACAGCGCCGAGGAAGTCGCCCGTTACCAGGCGTTCATGGACGACGTGGCACAGCTGGTGGCGGTGGAGTTCGGTGGTTCGCTCAAGGCCGAGCATGGCACCGGGCGCAACATGGCGCCGTTCGTCGAGCTGGAATGGGGCAGCGACGCCTACCAGCTGATGTGGAAACTCAAGCGCCTGCTCGACCCCAACGGCATCCTCAACCCCGACGTGGTGCTGAGCGAAGACCCGGACATCCACCTGAAGAACCTCAAGCCGCTGCCCGCCGCCGACGAGATCGTCGACAAGTGCATCGAGTGCGGTTTCTGCGAGCCGGTGTGCCCCTCCAAGGGCCTGACGCTCAGCCCGCGCCAACGCATCGTCATGTGGCGTGACATCCAGGCCAAGCAACGCGCCGGCATCGACACCCGGGAGCTGCGCCAGGCCTACCAGTACCAGGGCATCGACACCTGCGCCGCCACCGGCCTGTGCGCCCAGCGCTGCCCGGTGGGCATCAACACCGGCGAACTGGTGAAGAAACTGCGCAGCCAGGCCGCTGACCACACCAAGACCGCCGACTGGCTGGCCGACAACTTCCACACCGCCCTTGGCGGCGCACGCCTGACCCTGAGCGCTGCCAACACCGCGCGCAAACTGCTGGGGGCCCCGCGCCTGGGCCGCCTGAGCGCCACGTTGAGCAAGGCCAGCAAGGGCCGCCTGCCACAGTGGACCCCGGCCATGCCGCAACCTCTGCGCCCGCTGCCCGTCGGCCCGGCCAGTCACGACGCCCGCCCGCGCGTGGTGTACCTGGCGGCGTGCGTTTCACGGGTGATGGGCCCGGCCTATGCCGACCGCGAGCAAAGTTCGCTGCTGGACAAGACCCGCGCGCTGCTGGAAAAGGCCGGCTACCAGGTGGTGTTTCCCGACAACGCCGACAGTCTGTGCTGCGGCCAGCCGTTCGCCTCCAAGGGCTACCCCGAGCAGGCCGAACACAAGCGCCAGGAGCTGATCAATGCCCTGTTGCACGCCAGCCGCGGAGGCCTCGACCCAATCTACTGCGATACCAGCCCGTGCACCCTGCGCCTGGTCCAGGACCTGGGTGAAAGCCGGCTGGACCTGTACGACCCGGTGCGTTTCATCCGCACCCACCTGCTCGACCGCCTGGAGTTTACCCCTCAGGACGAGCCCGTGGCCGTGCACGTGACCTGCAGTACCCAGCACCTGGGGGAAAGCCAGGCGTTGATCGACCTGGCGCGACGTTGCAGCAAGCAGGTGGTGATCCCCGAAGGCATTCATTGCTGCGGCTTTGCCGGCGACAAAGGCTTCACCACCCCCGAGCTAAACGCCCACTCGCTGCGCAGCCTCAAGGACGCGGTGCAGTATTGCAGCGAAGGCATCTCCACCAGCCGCACCTGCGAGATCGGGCTGTCCAGCCATAGCGGCATCGACTACCACGGCCTGGTCTACCTGGTAGACCGCGTCACCCGCCCCCGCAGTATCTGA
- a CDS encoding type II toxin-antitoxin system RatA family toxin — translation MTTHIQRSALLPYPAKALYDLVNDVASYPEFLPWCSDSTVLEASDTQMRAKLEVAKGGMSQQFVTRNVLVPGQSIEMNLEEGPFTQLHGLWVFKPLGEKACKISLDLSFDYAGPIVRATLGPLFNQAANTLVDAFCQRAKQLNS, via the coding sequence ATGACTACCCATATTCAACGCTCCGCCCTGCTGCCATACCCCGCCAAGGCGCTCTACGACCTGGTCAACGATGTCGCCAGCTACCCGGAATTCTTGCCTTGGTGCTCTGACTCCACGGTGCTCGAAGCCAGCGACACGCAAATGCGCGCCAAGCTTGAAGTGGCCAAGGGTGGCATGAGCCAGCAGTTCGTTACGCGTAACGTGCTGGTGCCGGGGCAGTCCATCGAGATGAATCTCGAGGAAGGGCCATTCACCCAGCTGCATGGCCTGTGGGTGTTCAAGCCGCTGGGGGAAAAGGCCTGCAAGATCAGCCTCGACCTGTCCTTTGATTACGCCGGGCCGATCGTGCGCGCCACGCTGGGCCCGCTGTTCAACCAGGCGGCCAACACACTGGTCGATGCGTTCTGCCAGCGTGCCAAGCAACTGAACAGCTGA
- a CDS encoding outer membrane protein assembly factor BamE, which translates to MQNTKLLLTSLTLVGLLALAGCSFPGVYKIDIQQGNVVTQDMIDQLRPGMTRRQVRFIMGNPLIQDTFHTNRWDYLYSIQPGGGKRQQERMSVFFNESDQLVSLSGDFMPGVSRDQEILGGSGDTTVSPATQPGQPNAQPEEKPAKPGSVEESIQREIDTIETTPVPTPAPLETSPQ; encoded by the coding sequence ATGCAAAACACCAAGCTCTTGCTAACCAGCCTCACCCTAGTGGGACTGCTCGCACTCGCCGGTTGCTCGTTTCCCGGGGTTTACAAAATCGACATCCAGCAGGGCAATGTCGTTACGCAAGACATGATAGACCAATTGCGCCCCGGAATGACCCGTCGGCAAGTAAGGTTTATCATGGGTAACCCGCTGATCCAGGACACCTTCCACACCAATCGCTGGGATTACCTGTACAGCATCCAGCCAGGCGGCGGCAAACGTCAGCAGGAACGCATGAGCGTGTTCTTCAACGAAAGCGACCAGCTGGTGAGCCTGTCCGGCGACTTCATGCCAGGCGTCAGCCGCGACCAGGAAATCCTCGGTGGCAGCGGCGACACCACGGTCAGCCCGGCCACTCAACCAGGGCAGCCTAACGCGCAGCCAGAAGAGAAACCGGCCAAGCCAGGTTCGGTGGAAGAGTCCATCCAGCGCGAGATCGACACCATCGAGACCACCCCGGTGCCAACCCCCGCACCGCTGGAAACCTCGCCTCAGTAG
- the lldD gene encoding FMN-dependent L-lactate dehydrogenase LldD, with protein MIISASTDYRAAAQRKLPPFLFHYADGGAYAEHTLRHNVSDLAGIALRQRVLKNMSELSLETRLFDETLSMPVALAPVGLTGMYARRGEVQAARAAAAHGIPFTMSTVSVCPIEEVAPAIDRPMWFQLYVLKDRGFMRNALERAKAAGVKTLVFTVDMPTPGARYRDAHSGMSGKHGPLRRVLQAMIHPEWAWDVGVMGRPHDLGNISAYRGNPTGLADYIGWLANNFDPSISWKDLEWIRDFWDGPMIIKGILDADDARDAVRFGADGIVVSNHGGRQLDGVLSSARALPAIADAVKGELKILADSGIRSGLDVVRMIALGADTVLIGRAFLYALAVHGQAGVKNLLELFEKEMRVAMVLTGAKSISEITRDSLVRELGA; from the coding sequence ATGATCATTTCCGCCTCTACCGACTATCGCGCCGCGGCCCAACGCAAGCTGCCTCCTTTCCTGTTCCACTATGCCGACGGCGGTGCCTACGCCGAGCACACCCTGCGCCACAATGTCTCCGACCTGGCCGGCATCGCCCTGCGCCAGCGCGTGCTGAAGAACATGTCCGAGCTCAGCCTCGAGACCCGCCTGTTCGACGAAACCCTGAGCATGCCGGTGGCCCTGGCCCCGGTCGGCCTCACCGGCATGTACGCCCGCCGTGGCGAAGTGCAGGCGGCGCGCGCGGCGGCGGCGCATGGCATTCCGTTCACCATGTCCACGGTGTCGGTGTGCCCGATCGAAGAAGTAGCGCCGGCCATCGACCGGCCGATGTGGTTCCAGCTGTACGTGCTCAAGGACCGCGGCTTCATGCGCAACGCCCTGGAGCGGGCCAAGGCTGCCGGGGTCAAGACCCTGGTGTTCACCGTCGACATGCCCACCCCCGGCGCCCGCTACCGCGACGCGCATTCCGGCATGAGCGGCAAGCACGGCCCACTGCGCCGCGTGCTGCAGGCCATGATCCACCCCGAGTGGGCGTGGGATGTCGGCGTGATGGGCCGCCCGCACGACCTGGGCAATATTTCCGCCTACCGTGGCAACCCTACCGGCCTGGCCGACTACATCGGCTGGCTGGCCAACAACTTCGACCCGTCGATTTCGTGGAAAGACCTGGAATGGATCCGCGACTTCTGGGACGGCCCGATGATCATCAAGGGCATCCTCGATGCCGATGATGCCCGCGATGCGGTCAGGTTCGGTGCCGACGGTATTGTCGTGTCCAACCATGGCGGCCGTCAGCTCGACGGCGTGCTGTCCAGCGCCCGTGCCCTGCCGGCGATAGCCGACGCCGTCAAAGGTGAGCTGAAGATTCTCGCCGACTCCGGCATCCGCAGCGGCCTCGACGTGGTGCGCATGATCGCCCTGGGTGCCGACACCGTGCTGATCGGCCGCGCCTTCCTCTACGCCTTGGCCGTACACGGCCAGGCCGGGGTGAAGAACCTGCTGGAGCTGTTCGAGAAGGAAATGCGCGTGGCCATGGTGCTGACCGGTGCCAAGTCGATCAGCGAAATCACCCGCGACTCGCTGGTACGCGAACTGGGCGCCTGA